A stretch of the Clavibacter sp. B3I6 genome encodes the following:
- a CDS encoding hemolysin III family protein: protein MTPAASSPGPLGTPEDDRADAGAEAAAPGPHLPLVEDAQDVGPEPRPTWRGWLHAGMTPVALVLGIVLIAAAEGTAARIACAVFVASSLLLFGVSAVYHRFDWSPRTKVLLKRMDHANIFLLIAGSYTPITVLALPHGKSVLLLWLVWSGAALGVLFRVLWIGAPRWLYVLLYLVLGYASLVFIVDFFRADAAMMTLILAGGLAYTVGAVVYALKRPNPWPGRFGFHEIFHAFTLVAFLCHWTGILLVATHPPVL, encoded by the coding sequence ATGACGCCCGCCGCCTCGTCCCCCGGACCGCTCGGCACCCCGGAGGACGACCGCGCGGACGCCGGTGCCGAGGCCGCCGCGCCGGGCCCGCACCTTCCGCTCGTCGAGGACGCGCAGGACGTCGGCCCCGAGCCGCGCCCCACCTGGCGGGGCTGGCTGCACGCGGGCATGACGCCCGTGGCGCTCGTGCTGGGGATCGTGCTCATCGCGGCCGCCGAGGGCACGGCCGCCCGCATCGCGTGCGCCGTGTTCGTGGCGTCGTCGCTGCTGCTGTTCGGCGTCTCCGCGGTCTACCACCGGTTCGACTGGTCGCCGCGCACGAAGGTCCTCCTCAAGAGGATGGACCACGCCAACATCTTCCTGCTCATCGCGGGCTCGTACACGCCCATCACCGTGCTGGCGCTGCCGCACGGGAAGTCGGTGCTGCTGCTCTGGCTCGTGTGGTCGGGAGCCGCGCTCGGCGTCCTGTTCCGGGTGCTGTGGATCGGCGCCCCGCGCTGGCTCTACGTGCTCCTGTACCTGGTGCTCGGCTACGCGTCGCTCGTGTTCATCGTCGACTTCTTCCGCGCCGACGCGGCGATGATGACGCTGATCCTCGCGGGCGGCCTCGCCTACACGGTCGGCGCGGTGGTCTACGCGCTCAAGCGGCCGAACCCCTGGCCCGGCCGCTTCGGCTTCCACGAGATCTTCCACGCGTTCACGCTCGTGGCGTTCCTCTGCCACTGGACGGGGATCCTCCTGGTGGCGACGCACCCGCCCGTCCTATGA
- a CDS encoding winged helix-turn-helix domain-containing protein, whose amino-acid sequence MPASAVEHEANVRTGPWWGWSDVKRALEALFAWGEIASAGRRGFERVYGLAEDVLPADVLAREVPEEDAVRELVRRAAVAHGIGTAADLGDYHRLSRAATDRALRDLADAGEVLPVTVPGWEGRGGPLPVWLHRDARLPRRIAGEALLSPFDPVVWFRDRALRLFDLHYRIEIYTPAAKRVHGYYVLPVLVDDEIVARVDLKSDRQAGVLRVQASWIEGRHDAAVIAERIAPLLERAAAWQGLERVGVVDRGTLASALRAHLPAVEAVAAEPTATLDPTSDPAG is encoded by the coding sequence GTGCCCGCGAGCGCCGTCGAGCACGAGGCGAACGTGCGCACGGGTCCGTGGTGGGGCTGGTCGGACGTGAAGCGCGCGCTCGAGGCGCTGTTCGCGTGGGGCGAGATCGCGAGCGCCGGCCGACGCGGCTTCGAGCGCGTGTACGGCCTGGCGGAGGACGTGCTGCCCGCGGACGTCCTCGCGCGCGAGGTCCCCGAGGAGGACGCGGTGCGGGAGCTCGTGCGCCGCGCGGCGGTCGCGCACGGCATCGGCACGGCGGCGGACCTCGGCGACTACCACCGCCTGTCCCGCGCGGCGACCGACCGCGCGCTCCGCGACCTGGCCGACGCGGGCGAGGTGCTCCCCGTGACGGTGCCGGGCTGGGAGGGGCGCGGGGGGCCGCTGCCCGTCTGGCTGCACCGGGACGCGCGGCTCCCCCGGCGGATCGCGGGCGAGGCGCTGCTGTCGCCCTTCGACCCGGTGGTGTGGTTCCGGGATCGGGCGCTCCGCCTCTTCGACCTGCACTACCGGATCGAGATCTACACGCCCGCGGCGAAGCGCGTGCACGGGTACTACGTGCTGCCGGTGCTGGTGGACGACGAGATCGTCGCCCGGGTCGACCTCAAGAGCGACCGGCAGGCGGGCGTGCTGCGGGTGCAGGCGTCCTGGATCGAGGGGCGGCACGACGCCGCGGTCATCGCCGAGCGGATCGCGCCGCTGCTCGAGCGCGCCGCCGCCTGGCAGGGGCTCGAGCGCGTGGGGGTGGTCGACCGGGGCACGCTCGCGAGCGCGCTGCGGGCGCACCTGCCGGCCGTGGAGGCGGTCGCGGCCGAGCCGACGGCCACCCTGGATCCGACGTCGGACCCGGCCGGCTGA
- the mca gene encoding mycothiol conjugate amidase Mca codes for MTLRLMAVHAHPDDESSKGAATYTRYTQEGAEVMVVSCTGGEAGDILNEGLAERAMAERDLPGLRRIEMARAQAVMGVQHRWLGYVDSGMAREDGSLPPASFASIPVEVSAEPLIRLVRAFRPHVLVAYDENGGYPHPDHIQAHVIAMEAWRESGVAGSYPDAGEPWEVSKLYFDRIFNGAKLRAVREHLVADDAAPEMLEAVDEMLGWMGDRPDLATTHVHVADHFEARDRALLSHASQVAPDSTFFRWPRDLQQRAWPFEDFQLVESRVDAPDEEQDLFAGIADDAEDRAARA; via the coding sequence GTGACCCTGCGCCTCATGGCCGTGCATGCCCACCCCGACGACGAGTCGAGCAAGGGCGCCGCGACGTACACCCGCTACACGCAGGAGGGCGCCGAGGTCATGGTCGTCAGCTGCACGGGCGGCGAGGCGGGGGACATCCTCAACGAGGGCCTCGCCGAGCGCGCGATGGCCGAGCGCGACCTCCCCGGGCTCCGCCGCATCGAGATGGCGCGGGCGCAGGCCGTCATGGGCGTCCAGCACCGCTGGCTCGGGTACGTCGACTCCGGCATGGCCCGCGAGGACGGCTCGCTGCCGCCCGCGAGCTTCGCGAGCATCCCGGTGGAGGTGTCGGCCGAGCCGCTCATCCGCCTCGTGCGCGCCTTCCGCCCGCACGTCCTCGTGGCGTACGACGAGAACGGCGGCTACCCGCACCCCGACCACATCCAGGCGCACGTGATCGCGATGGAGGCGTGGCGCGAGTCCGGCGTCGCGGGCTCGTACCCCGACGCGGGCGAGCCGTGGGAGGTCTCCAAGCTCTACTTCGACCGGATCTTCAACGGCGCCAAGCTCCGCGCCGTGCGCGAGCACCTGGTCGCCGACGACGCGGCGCCCGAGATGCTCGAGGCCGTCGACGAGATGCTCGGCTGGATGGGCGACCGCCCCGACCTCGCGACCACGCACGTGCACGTGGCCGACCACTTCGAGGCCCGCGACCGCGCGCTCCTCTCGCACGCGAGCCAGGTCGCCCCCGACAGCACGTTCTTCCGCTGGCCGCGCGACCTGCAGCAGCGGGCGTGGCCGTTCGAGGACTTCCAGCTCGTGGAGTCGCGCGTCGACGCGCCGGACGAGGAGCAGGACCTCTTCGCCGGCATCGCGGACGACGCCGAGGACCGGGCGGCGCGCGCGTGA
- a CDS encoding glycoside hydrolase family 1 protein — MTPRDAVPDRPTPTELAGLLAGGPRVGVSTSATKVEGRAHEGGRTESAWDAFARRSGAVADGSDPERGAEHMARYREDVALATELGVDVLSFSLSWSRIQPEARGGLRREGIGFYDELVDALLAAGIRPRAALHDHDLPVELQDRGGWLHRDTALRFGDLAYLAAEALADRVPDWVTLRTPALTTMSGHVTGEHAPGSRLGLDALPTVHHQLLAHGLAVEAIRGSRSSARVGIVNAHRVIEAASADDDDRAAAVAARALHQDLFADAVLLGRYPDLDGPHAEAFARLGRVDPADLRAIGQPLDHYGVALADPIRVAAVPRLTTGSAAIPFAELPWTDHPSSLDGHVVAPDLVPAVLADLRARYGDALPPVVLSGLDAAHPEQVDERDGSRRDPRRAHAISDHLVQALAAVAPGGPAEGVRLEAVIAGSLLDGFEWEAGRAHPRGLVHVDPRTGDRTPRSSYRFLRDTLRERG, encoded by the coding sequence GTGACCCCTCGCGACGCCGTCCCCGACCGCCCGACGCCGACCGAGCTGGCGGGCCTCCTCGCGGGCGGTCCGCGCGTCGGGGTGAGCACGAGCGCCACCAAGGTCGAGGGCCGGGCGCACGAGGGCGGACGCACGGAGTCCGCGTGGGACGCGTTCGCCCGCCGCTCCGGCGCCGTCGCCGACGGCAGCGACCCCGAGCGGGGCGCCGAGCACATGGCCAGGTACCGCGAGGACGTCGCGCTCGCGACCGAGCTCGGCGTGGACGTCCTCTCCTTCTCCCTCTCCTGGTCCCGGATCCAGCCCGAGGCCCGCGGCGGCCTCCGCCGGGAGGGCATCGGCTTCTACGACGAGCTGGTCGACGCGCTGCTGGCCGCGGGGATCAGGCCGCGCGCCGCCCTGCACGACCACGACCTGCCCGTCGAGCTGCAGGACCGCGGCGGCTGGCTGCACCGGGACACCGCGCTCCGCTTCGGCGACCTCGCCTACCTCGCCGCCGAGGCGCTCGCGGACCGCGTGCCCGACTGGGTGACGCTGCGGACGCCCGCGCTGACCACGATGTCCGGCCACGTGACGGGGGAGCACGCGCCCGGATCCCGCCTCGGGCTCGACGCCCTGCCGACCGTGCACCACCAGCTGCTCGCCCACGGCCTCGCCGTCGAGGCGATCCGCGGCTCGCGCTCGTCGGCGCGCGTCGGCATCGTGAACGCGCACCGCGTCATCGAGGCCGCCTCCGCGGACGACGACGACCGCGCGGCCGCCGTCGCCGCGCGCGCCCTGCACCAGGACCTCTTCGCCGACGCCGTCCTCCTCGGCCGCTACCCGGACCTCGACGGCCCGCACGCGGAGGCCTTCGCGCGCCTCGGCCGCGTCGACCCGGCCGACCTCCGCGCCATCGGCCAGCCGCTCGACCACTACGGGGTCGCGCTCGCCGACCCGATCCGCGTCGCCGCCGTGCCGCGCCTGACCACCGGATCCGCCGCGATCCCGTTCGCCGAGCTGCCCTGGACCGACCACCCGTCCTCGCTCGACGGCCACGTCGTCGCGCCCGACCTCGTGCCCGCCGTGCTCGCCGACCTCCGCGCGCGCTACGGCGACGCGCTCCCGCCGGTCGTCCTCTCGGGCCTCGACGCGGCGCACCCCGAGCAGGTGGACGAGCGCGACGGCTCGCGGCGGGACCCGCGCCGGGCGCACGCGATCTCCGACCACCTGGTGCAGGCGCTCGCGGCGGTCGCCCCCGGCGGTCCCGCGGAGGGCGTGCGGCTCGAGGCGGTCATCGCGGGCAGCCTGCTCGACGGCTTCGAGTGGGAGGCGGGACGGGCCCACCCGCGCGGACTCGTCCACGTGGATCCGCGCACCGGCGACCGCACGCCGCGCTCCTCGTACCGCTTCCTCCGCGACACCCTCCGCGAGCGCGGCTGA
- a CDS encoding isoprenyl transferase, whose amino-acid sequence MVREKPIRPWRGLLYRAYQKRIRRGLDRNALPHHIAMILDGNRRWARQLGLESAAHGHRAGAAKFLEFLEWCDDLDIKVTTLYLLSTDNLTGRGSAELTALIDIIGELAEDLSRHRDWRVKHVGSDEGLPPELIARLDASEERSKGNTGLHINLAVGYGGRTEIADAMRSIVQAHHLAGGTLEDLAALLTPDLIGEHLYTGGQPDPDLVIRTSGEQRISDFMLWQSAHSELYFMEALGPDLREVDFLRALRDYSSRQRRFGS is encoded by the coding sequence ATGGTGCGAGAGAAGCCGATCCGACCGTGGCGCGGTCTGCTCTACCGGGCGTACCAGAAGCGCATCCGCCGCGGCCTCGACCGGAACGCGCTGCCGCACCACATCGCGATGATCCTCGACGGCAACCGCCGCTGGGCCCGCCAGCTCGGACTCGAGTCCGCGGCCCACGGGCACCGCGCCGGCGCAGCCAAGTTCCTCGAGTTCCTCGAGTGGTGCGACGACCTCGACATCAAGGTCACGACCCTCTACCTGCTCTCCACGGACAACCTCACGGGCCGCGGCAGCGCCGAGCTCACCGCGCTCATCGACATCATCGGGGAGCTCGCCGAGGACCTCTCCCGCCACCGCGACTGGCGCGTCAAGCACGTGGGATCCGACGAGGGCCTGCCGCCCGAGCTCATCGCGCGGCTCGACGCGTCCGAGGAGCGGTCGAAGGGCAACACGGGGCTGCACATCAACCTCGCGGTCGGCTACGGCGGGCGCACCGAGATCGCCGACGCCATGCGCAGCATCGTGCAGGCGCACCACCTCGCGGGCGGCACGCTCGAGGACCTCGCGGCCCTCCTCACCCCCGACCTCATCGGCGAGCACCTCTACACGGGCGGCCAGCCCGACCCCGACCTCGTGATCCGCACCTCGGGCGAGCAGCGCATCAGCGACTTCATGCTGTGGCAGTCGGCGCACAGCGAGCTCTACTTCATGGAGGCGCTGGGTCCGGACCTCCGCGAGGTCGACTTCCTCCGCGCCCTCCGCGACTACTCCTCCCGCCAGCGCCGCTTCGGCTCCTGA
- the ilvA gene encoding threonine ammonia-lyase yields the protein MTDAATAPAAAHADLPRLRAVGDELDPSQLGEEAAALAGELPRGSAPTLERIEAARVVVSRVADVTPMESSRFLAEILGSPVHLKCENLQRTGSYKIRGAYNRISRLTDEEKARGVVAASAGNHAQGVAFAARELGIRATIFMPVGVALPKLQATRQYGAEVILRGHTVAEPLLAAAEFAAQTGAVLIPPFDHEDVITGQATLGLEILDQTPDVETVVVPIGGGGLISGVATALKLRAAREGRSIRVVGVQARNAAAYPPSLAAGRATEIEITPTIADGIAVAKPGLLNFDIIRESVDEVVTVEDDDTARALLLLLERAKLVVEPAGAVGVAAILAGLVQDAGRTVVILSGGNIDPLMMERVISRGLAASDRYVKLRIMLPDRPGQLARTSQIISEANANVVEVLHTRHGRGLQISEVELEVSVETRGAEHTAEVVQRLRDAGYDPRLQRD from the coding sequence ATGACCGACGCCGCCACCGCACCCGCCGCCGCGCACGCCGACCTCCCGCGCCTCCGCGCGGTGGGCGACGAGCTCGACCCCTCGCAGCTGGGCGAGGAGGCCGCGGCGCTCGCGGGCGAGCTGCCCCGTGGATCCGCGCCCACGCTCGAGCGCATCGAGGCGGCCCGCGTGGTCGTCAGCCGCGTCGCCGACGTGACGCCCATGGAGTCGTCGCGGTTCCTCGCCGAGATCCTCGGCAGCCCCGTGCACCTCAAGTGCGAGAACCTGCAGCGCACCGGGTCGTACAAGATCCGCGGCGCCTACAACCGCATCTCGCGCCTCACCGACGAGGAGAAGGCGCGCGGCGTCGTGGCCGCGTCGGCCGGCAACCACGCGCAGGGCGTCGCCTTCGCGGCGCGCGAGCTCGGGATCCGGGCCACGATCTTCATGCCCGTGGGCGTCGCGCTGCCGAAGCTCCAGGCGACCCGGCAGTACGGCGCGGAGGTCATCCTCCGCGGCCACACCGTCGCCGAGCCGCTGCTCGCCGCCGCCGAGTTCGCCGCGCAGACGGGCGCCGTGCTCATCCCGCCGTTCGACCACGAGGACGTCATCACGGGCCAGGCGACGCTCGGCCTCGAGATCCTCGACCAGACGCCCGACGTGGAGACGGTCGTGGTGCCCATCGGGGGCGGCGGCCTGATCTCCGGCGTCGCCACCGCGCTCAAGCTCCGGGCCGCCCGGGAGGGCCGCAGCATCCGCGTCGTCGGCGTGCAGGCGCGCAACGCCGCCGCCTACCCGCCGTCGCTGGCGGCCGGCCGGGCCACGGAGATCGAGATCACGCCGACCATCGCGGACGGCATCGCGGTCGCGAAGCCGGGCCTGCTCAACTTCGACATCATCCGCGAGAGCGTCGACGAGGTCGTGACGGTCGAGGACGACGACACGGCGCGCGCCCTGCTCCTCCTCCTCGAGCGCGCGAAGCTCGTGGTGGAGCCCGCGGGCGCGGTGGGCGTCGCCGCGATCCTGGCGGGCCTCGTGCAGGACGCCGGCCGCACCGTCGTCATCCTCTCGGGCGGCAACATCGACCCGCTCATGATGGAGCGCGTCATCAGCCGCGGCCTCGCCGCCTCCGACCGCTACGTGAAGCTGCGGATCATGCTGCCCGACCGCCCGGGCCAGCTCGCCCGCACGTCGCAGATCATCTCCGAGGCGAACGCCAACGTCGTGGAGGTGCTGCACACCCGGCACGGCCGCGGGCTGCAGATCAGCGAGGTCGAGCTCGAGGTGAGCGTGGAGACGCGCGGCGCCGAGCACACGGCCGAGGTCGTCCAGCGGCTCCGCGACGCGGGCTACGACCCGCGGCTCCAGCGCGACTGA
- a CDS encoding DUF4307 domain-containing protein — MTTESRSPVPAGPLGDDDETVEHRVPAPRSSAALDERYGRTRPARIRQRWLYGVAGGLVAVVFGAWVLWAGIDQASGSIDATDRAFDIVDDRTIDVTFSVVMPAGTEAFCAVQAQDEQRSIVGWEVVELPAMDGFERSETVRLRTTGPAVTGLIHSCWPA, encoded by the coding sequence GTGACGACCGAGTCCCGCTCCCCCGTCCCCGCCGGCCCCCTCGGGGACGACGACGAAACCGTCGAGCACCGGGTCCCCGCGCCCCGCTCCAGTGCCGCGCTCGACGAGCGGTACGGCCGCACGAGGCCCGCGCGCATCCGCCAGCGCTGGCTCTACGGGGTCGCCGGCGGGCTCGTCGCCGTGGTGTTCGGCGCGTGGGTGCTGTGGGCCGGGATCGACCAGGCCTCGGGATCCATCGACGCCACCGACCGCGCGTTCGACATCGTCGACGACCGCACCATCGACGTCACGTTCTCCGTCGTCATGCCGGCCGGCACCGAGGCCTTCTGCGCGGTGCAGGCGCAGGACGAGCAGCGCTCCATCGTCGGCTGGGAGGTCGTCGAGCTCCCCGCCATGGACGGCTTCGAGCGCAGCGAGACGGTGCGCCTCCGCACCACCGGCCCCGCGGTGACCGGGTTGATCCACAGCTGCTGGCCCGCCTAG
- a CDS encoding LemA family protein has product MELWIALGVVVLLAVLVGIYLWATYNALVTLNVRVDEAWSDITVQLKRRADLLPTIIESVKGYASHENRVFESVASARTETISAANPAEASSAEEHLQGAMKSLFAVAEAYPQLQTSQTFLQLQGELVDTEDRIQASRRFYNGGVRELNTKITQFPNTLFVRGLGFGERDFYEVSSLASIAEPPRVQF; this is encoded by the coding sequence ATGGAATTGTGGATCGCGCTCGGAGTCGTCGTGCTCCTGGCAGTGCTCGTCGGCATCTACCTCTGGGCGACGTACAACGCCCTCGTCACCCTCAACGTCCGCGTGGACGAGGCGTGGAGCGACATCACCGTGCAGCTGAAGAGGCGCGCGGACCTGCTGCCGACCATCATCGAGTCGGTCAAGGGCTACGCCTCCCACGAGAACCGGGTGTTCGAGTCGGTCGCGTCGGCCCGCACGGAGACGATCAGCGCCGCGAACCCGGCCGAGGCGAGCTCCGCGGAGGAGCACCTGCAGGGGGCCATGAAGTCGCTCTTCGCGGTCGCCGAGGCGTACCCGCAGCTGCAGACGAGCCAGACGTTCCTGCAGCTGCAGGGCGAGCTGGTCGACACCGAGGACCGGATCCAGGCCTCGCGCCGCTTCTACAACGGCGGCGTGCGGGAGCTGAACACCAAGATCACGCAGTTCCCGAACACGCTCTTCGTGCGCGGGCTGGGCTTCGGCGAGCGGGACTTCTACGAGGTCTCGAGCCTCGCCTCCATCGCCGAGCCGCCGCGCGTGCAGTTCTAG
- the greA gene encoding transcription elongation factor GreA produces the protein MAQEQAVTWLTQEAFDRLSRELDTLSVQGRQEIAKKIEIAREEGDLKENGGYHAAKEEQGKIEARIRQLTQLLRTAEVGDAPESHGVVEPGTVVTALIAGDETKFLLGNREIAGDSDLDVYSEQSPLGAAIIGWEVGRKGAYTAPNGREIPVEIQAVENYTP, from the coding sequence GTGGCGCAGGAGCAGGCAGTCACCTGGCTGACCCAGGAGGCGTTCGACCGCCTCAGCAGGGAGCTCGACACCCTCAGCGTGCAGGGGCGCCAGGAGATCGCGAAGAAGATCGAGATCGCGCGCGAGGAGGGCGACCTCAAGGAGAACGGCGGCTACCACGCCGCCAAGGAGGAGCAGGGCAAGATCGAGGCGCGCATCCGCCAGCTCACGCAGCTGCTGCGGACGGCCGAGGTCGGCGACGCCCCCGAGAGCCACGGCGTCGTGGAGCCCGGCACGGTCGTCACCGCGCTGATCGCCGGCGACGAGACGAAGTTCCTGCTCGGCAACCGCGAAATCGCGGGCGACAGCGACCTCGACGTGTACAGCGAGCAGTCGCCCCTCGGCGCCGCGATCATCGGCTGGGAGGTCGGGCGGAAGGGCGCGTACACCGCGCCGAACGGCCGCGAGATCCCCGTCGAGATCCAGGCCGTGGAGAACTACACGCCGTAG
- a CDS encoding AI-2E family transporter has product MIFGQRSRAPAAADARAAERRVDPDLDTVQPVARTVAAAVPPGMVIAGAWAWRLLLILGVLGVVGWLVIQLEYVVIPLFLAVVLAALLVPISNWMQRHHVPKWLAVAISEIGVIVAVAALVYLVTTQIIGQYDSIRAQTMTRYADVRDYLTNGPLQLSEAQLTDAYAQAVDAVQRDAGVLLSGALSVTSSLGHVLTGVLLVLFSTLFILIDGAGMWRWVVRLFPRLARPAVDGAGKAGWTTLQNFVKVQVLVALIDAVGIAGGAAIIGVPLAIPIGVLVFLGSFIPIVGAVLTGFLAVFVALVYNGLPQAVGMVVIVLIVQQVEGHILQPLIMGTVVKVHPLAVVLAVAAGGMVGGIAGTFFAVPLVATLNSMVKHVASGAWRGQPEPPPPALPADASHATRRPTPRKRTR; this is encoded by the coding sequence ATGATCTTCGGCCAGCGATCCCGCGCGCCAGCCGCGGCGGACGCCCGCGCCGCCGAGCGCCGCGTCGACCCCGACCTCGACACGGTCCAGCCGGTCGCGCGCACCGTCGCCGCGGCCGTGCCGCCCGGCATGGTCATCGCCGGCGCGTGGGCCTGGCGGCTGCTCCTGATCCTCGGCGTGCTCGGCGTCGTCGGGTGGCTCGTCATCCAGCTCGAGTACGTGGTCATCCCGCTGTTCCTCGCGGTCGTGCTCGCGGCCCTGCTCGTGCCCATCTCGAACTGGATGCAGCGCCACCACGTGCCGAAGTGGCTCGCGGTCGCGATCTCGGAGATCGGCGTCATCGTGGCGGTGGCGGCGCTGGTCTACCTCGTCACCACGCAGATCATCGGCCAGTACGACTCCATCCGCGCGCAGACGATGACGCGGTACGCCGACGTCCGCGACTACCTCACGAACGGTCCGCTGCAGCTCTCCGAGGCGCAGCTCACCGACGCGTACGCGCAGGCGGTCGACGCCGTGCAGCGCGACGCCGGCGTGCTCCTCAGCGGCGCGCTCTCCGTCACGTCCTCGCTCGGGCACGTGCTCACGGGCGTCCTGCTCGTGCTGTTCTCGACCCTGTTCATCCTCATCGACGGCGCGGGCATGTGGCGCTGGGTCGTGCGCCTGTTCCCGCGCCTCGCGCGCCCCGCGGTCGACGGCGCGGGCAAGGCCGGCTGGACCACGCTGCAGAACTTCGTGAAGGTCCAGGTGCTCGTGGCGCTGATCGACGCCGTCGGCATCGCCGGCGGCGCCGCCATCATCGGGGTGCCGCTCGCGATCCCCATCGGCGTGCTCGTGTTCCTCGGCTCGTTCATCCCGATCGTCGGCGCGGTGCTCACGGGCTTCCTCGCCGTGTTCGTGGCGCTCGTCTACAACGGCCTGCCGCAGGCCGTCGGCATGGTGGTGATCGTCCTCATCGTGCAGCAGGTGGAGGGGCACATCCTCCAGCCGCTCATCATGGGCACGGTCGTCAAGGTGCACCCGCTCGCGGTCGTGCTCGCCGTCGCAGCGGGCGGCATGGTCGGCGGCATCGCGGGCACCTTCTTCGCCGTGCCGCTCGTCGCCACGCTCAACTCCATGGTCAAGCACGTCGCCAGCGGAGCCTGGCGGGGGCAACCCGAGCCGCCCCCTCCCGCGCTCCCCGCCGACGCCTCGCACGCCACCCGCCGCCCCACCCCCAGGAAGCGCACCCGATGA
- a CDS encoding PhoH family protein — MDSRSSTARRASRGEGTPQAERTYVLDTSVLLSDPRALFRFAEHAVVIPVIVITELESKRNDPEIGYFARQALRLLDQLREEHERLDFPIEVGDAGGTLRVELNHSSMAALPNGLQLGDNDSRILAVALNLSTEGLAVTVVSKDMPLRVKAASIGLAAEEYRAELAVDSGWTGMADVTLSSDQMAGLYESETLQTRAVQDLPVNTGVVLHSDRGSALGRVVRRGTVSLVRGDREVFGLKGRSAEQRLAIDLLLDREVGIVSLGGSAGTGKSALALCAALEAVLEKQQHRKIMVFRPLYAVGGQELGYLPGDAAEKMNPWAQAVFDTLGSVVSQNVMDEVVERGILEVLPLTHIRGRSLHDAFVIVDEAQSLERNVLLTVLSRIGQNSRVVLTHDVAQRDNLRVGRHDGVASVIETLKGHELFGHITLTRSERSAIAALVTGLLDGDPV, encoded by the coding sequence ATGGACAGCCGCAGCAGCACCGCACGACGCGCGAGCCGGGGGGAGGGGACGCCGCAGGCCGAGCGCACGTACGTGCTCGACACCTCCGTCCTCCTGTCCGACCCGCGTGCGCTCTTCCGCTTCGCCGAGCACGCGGTGGTGATCCCGGTCATCGTGATCACCGAGCTCGAGTCGAAGCGGAACGACCCGGAGATCGGCTACTTCGCCCGCCAGGCGCTCCGCCTCCTCGACCAGCTCCGCGAGGAGCACGAGCGGCTCGACTTCCCCATCGAGGTCGGCGACGCGGGCGGCACGCTCCGTGTGGAGCTCAACCACTCGAGCATGGCGGCGCTCCCCAACGGCCTGCAGCTCGGCGACAACGACTCGCGGATCCTCGCGGTCGCCCTCAACCTCTCCACCGAGGGCCTCGCCGTCACGGTCGTCTCGAAGGACATGCCGCTCCGCGTGAAGGCCGCCTCCATCGGCCTCGCGGCGGAGGAGTACCGCGCCGAGCTCGCGGTCGACAGCGGCTGGACCGGCATGGCCGACGTCACGCTCTCCAGCGACCAGATGGCCGGCCTCTACGAGAGCGAGACGCTGCAGACCCGGGCCGTGCAGGACCTGCCCGTCAACACGGGCGTCGTGCTGCACTCCGACCGCGGATCCGCGCTCGGCCGCGTCGTCCGCCGGGGCACCGTGTCCCTGGTGCGCGGCGACCGCGAGGTGTTCGGCCTCAAGGGCCGCTCGGCCGAGCAGCGGCTCGCGATCGACCTGCTCCTCGACCGCGAGGTGGGGATCGTCTCCCTCGGCGGCAGCGCCGGGACCGGCAAGTCGGCGCTCGCGCTCTGCGCCGCGCTCGAGGCGGTGCTGGAGAAGCAGCAGCACCGCAAGATCATGGTGTTCCGGCCGCTGTACGCGGTGGGCGGCCAGGAGCTCGGCTACCTGCCGGGCGACGCCGCGGAGAAGATGAACCCGTGGGCGCAGGCCGTGTTCGACACCCTGGGCTCGGTCGTCTCCCAGAACGTCATGGACGAGGTGGTGGAGCGCGGGATCCTCGAGGTGCTGCCGCTCACCCACATCCGCGGGCGCTCGCTGCACGACGCGTTCGTGATCGTCGACGAGGCGCAGTCGCTCGAGCGGAACGTGCTGCTCACGGTGCTCAGCCGCATCGGCCAGAACTCCCGCGTGGTGCTCACCCACGACGTCGCGCAGCGCGACAACCTGCGCGTCGGCCGGCACGACGGCGTCGCGAGCGTGATCGAGACGCTCAAGGGCCACGAGCTGTTCGGCCACATCACGCTCACCCGCTCGGAGCGGAGCGCGATCGCGGCCCTCGTCACGGGGCTGCTCGACGGCGACCCCGTGTGA